A genomic segment from Polyangium mundeleinium encodes:
- a CDS encoding AAA family ATPase, producing MTSKRAAKAPFAGKMYLQGVYAVAERIPGEARFPFNLPFVRGLDVGLDQPVTFFVGENGSGKSTLLEAIADLCGLHVAGGGSVDTLYTSHEQGSELARVLRPRFRHRPRDGFFFRAETLVNFATLLEERQRDPDFMGDPYMHYGGKSLHLRSHGEAFLDVFQHRIHDGLFLIDEPEAALSPQRQLTLLYLLRDRVERGRAQFIIATHAPILLTFPGAVIHDFDDPALPEIALQDTKHYQITRGILEHPERYWRSDGSDDPAG from the coding sequence ATGACGTCAAAGAGAGCCGCAAAGGCGCCGTTCGCGGGCAAGATGTACCTTCAGGGCGTGTACGCCGTCGCCGAGCGCATCCCCGGCGAGGCCCGCTTCCCGTTCAACCTTCCCTTCGTTCGGGGGCTCGACGTGGGGCTCGATCAGCCGGTGACCTTCTTCGTGGGCGAGAACGGCTCCGGGAAGTCGACGCTGCTCGAAGCCATCGCGGACCTTTGTGGCCTCCACGTGGCCGGCGGAGGGAGCGTCGACACTTTGTACACCTCGCACGAGCAAGGCTCCGAGCTCGCCCGCGTGCTGCGTCCGCGCTTTCGTCATCGGCCCCGAGACGGCTTTTTCTTCCGCGCCGAGACGCTCGTGAACTTCGCGACGCTCCTCGAAGAGCGCCAGCGCGATCCGGATTTCATGGGAGATCCCTACATGCATTACGGCGGCAAGTCGCTCCACCTCCGGTCGCATGGCGAGGCGTTCCTCGACGTCTTCCAGCATCGCATCCACGACGGGCTCTTCCTCATCGATGAGCCAGAAGCGGCGCTGTCTCCCCAGCGGCAGCTCACGCTCCTTTATCTCTTGCGGGATCGCGTGGAGCGCGGCCGGGCGCAGTTCATCATCGCCACACACGCGCCCATCCTGCTCACCTTTCCGGGGGCTGTCATCCACGACTTCGACGACCCCGCATTGCCCGAGATCGCCTTGCAAGATACGAAGCATTACCAGATTACGCGAGGGATCCTGGAGCACCCCGAGCGGTACTGGAGATCCGACGGAAGCGACGACCCAGCAGGTTGA
- a CDS encoding FG-GAP repeat domain-containing protein: MKTHFTYLAFILGLLAIPIGCDSGGGSGSGGDGGSGSGSGGDGGSGGSPCMPVDDGNPCTNDVCENEVPAHLPTPVGSACSVGGTWCDGMGACVECLAPTDCPGFDDVCQPRTCEAGACTDGDPLVCIDGASCVAGACVAPSPCTGTLGLPTQPILEVALGTSSSSIVTADLNGDGNTDLAITNVNGSGSTVSVLLGDGSGGFAPKVDFPTVPNSKGITAADLNGDGMPDLAVVGNTMHVLLNNGDGTFAAQVEYPAGSAPWSVAAADVNGDGKPDLAVANYSSHTVSVFVNNGDGTFAPKVDFPTGNAPYSVVAADVNGDGKPDLAVANYSSHTVSVLLNLGNGSFAAKVDHPAGQRPRSIAATDVNGDGKPDLAVANYDSDTVSVFVNNGDGTFAAKVDFATGEDPLAVAAADVNGDGKPDLAVTSSSSDTVSVLLNNGSGTFAPKVDISSGGGGGPIVAADVNGDSQPDLALLRATRGLTVLFNRGGGSFEAKVDHPTGPQPLTVVSADVNGDGRPDLAVVNAGDMLPGSVSVFVNNGDGTFATKVDYGPIYYPFSAVLADLNGDGRPDLAVTNSDDDLVSVHFNNGDGTFADAVDYPTGQSPLGVVAADVNGDGKTDLVVANDISLTVSVLLNDGDGTFGPKVDHPTGIRPRSIVAADLNGDGKPDLAFMNAMFTGAVGVLLNDGSGGFAPKVDYPTGRFPASVTAADVNGDGMPDLMAANEEDGLSPSTVSVLFNDGDGTFAPKVDYATGDQPKWITAADMNNDGKLDLATTGYGSNTVNVHVNNGDGTFAPKLAYPTGARPFSVAAADLNGDGRPDLAVTNSGGSSASILLNTCLP, from the coding sequence AGGTCCCCGCCCACCTCCCCACGCCGGTCGGCAGCGCGTGTTCGGTCGGAGGGACGTGGTGCGACGGCATGGGCGCCTGCGTCGAGTGCCTCGCGCCGACGGATTGCCCCGGCTTCGACGACGTCTGCCAGCCGCGCACCTGCGAGGCCGGCGCCTGCACGGACGGCGACCCGCTCGTCTGCATCGACGGCGCGAGCTGCGTCGCGGGAGCGTGCGTCGCACCCTCCCCATGCACCGGGACGCTGGGATTGCCCACGCAGCCCATCCTGGAGGTGGCGCTCGGGACGAGCTCCTCCTCGATCGTGACGGCGGACCTGAATGGCGACGGAAACACCGATCTCGCCATCACGAATGTCAACGGCAGCGGCAGCACCGTGAGCGTGCTCCTCGGCGACGGCAGCGGGGGCTTCGCTCCGAAGGTCGATTTCCCGACGGTGCCCAATTCCAAGGGAATCACGGCGGCGGACTTGAACGGCGACGGCATGCCCGATCTGGCCGTGGTCGGCAACACCATGCACGTGCTGCTCAACAACGGCGACGGCACCTTCGCAGCGCAGGTCGAATACCCCGCGGGGTCGGCCCCCTGGTCGGTCGCGGCGGCAGACGTGAACGGTGACGGCAAACCCGACCTCGCCGTGGCGAACTACTCCAGCCACACCGTGAGCGTGTTCGTCAACAACGGCGACGGCACCTTCGCTCCGAAGGTCGATTTCCCCACGGGCAACGCCCCCTATTCGGTGGTCGCGGCGGACGTGAACGGCGACGGAAAGCCCGACCTCGCCGTGGCGAACTACTCCAGCCACACCGTGAGCGTGCTGCTTAATCTGGGCAACGGCTCCTTTGCGGCGAAGGTCGACCATCCCGCGGGCCAGAGGCCTCGGTCCATTGCGGCGACGGACGTGAACGGCGACGGAAAGCCCGACCTCGCCGTGGCGAACTACGACAGCGACACGGTGAGCGTGTTCGTCAACAACGGCGACGGCACCTTCGCGGCGAAGGTCGATTTCGCCACCGGCGAGGACCCCTTGGCGGTCGCGGCGGCAGACGTGAATGGTGACGGAAAGCCCGACCTCGCCGTGACCAGCTCCAGTTCGGACACGGTGAGCGTGCTGCTCAACAACGGCAGCGGTACCTTCGCGCCGAAGGTCGACATCTCCTCCGGGGGCGGCGGCGGTCCGATCGTGGCGGCGGACGTGAACGGCGACAGCCAGCCCGACCTCGCCCTCCTGCGCGCGACGAGGGGGCTGACCGTGCTGTTCAACCGAGGTGGCGGCAGCTTCGAAGCGAAGGTCGACCATCCCACGGGACCGCAGCCCCTCACCGTCGTGTCGGCGGACGTGAACGGCGACGGGAGGCCCGACCTGGCCGTGGTGAACGCGGGCGACATGTTACCGGGCTCCGTGAGCGTGTTCGTCAACAACGGCGACGGCACCTTCGCCACGAAGGTCGATTACGGTCCGATATACTATCCCTTTTCGGCCGTCCTGGCGGACCTGAATGGCGATGGCCGACCCGACCTCGCCGTCACGAACAGCGACGACGACTTGGTGAGCGTGCACTTCAACAACGGCGACGGCACCTTCGCAGACGCGGTAGACTACCCCACGGGTCAAAGTCCCCTGGGCGTCGTCGCGGCGGACGTGAACGGTGACGGAAAGACCGATCTCGTCGTGGCGAACGACATCTCGCTCACGGTGAGCGTGCTGCTCAATGACGGCGACGGCACCTTCGGCCCGAAGGTCGACCACCCCACGGGCATTCGACCCCGATCGATCGTGGCGGCGGACCTGAACGGTGATGGCAAGCCCGACCTCGCCTTCATGAATGCCATGTTCACCGGCGCTGTGGGCGTGCTCCTCAACGATGGCAGCGGGGGCTTCGCCCCGAAGGTCGACTACCCCACGGGCCGGTTCCCCGCTTCGGTGACCGCGGCGGACGTGAACGGCGATGGAATGCCCGACCTCATGGCGGCAAACGAGGAGGACGGCTTGTCCCCGAGCACCGTGAGCGTGCTCTTCAATGACGGTGACGGCACGTTCGCCCCGAAGGTCGATTACGCCACGGGCGACCAACCCAAGTGGATCACGGCGGCGGACATGAACAACGACGGCAAGCTCGACCTCGCCACCACGGGCTACGGGTCCAACACGGTGAACGTGCACGTCAACAACGGCGATGGCACCTTCGCGCCGAAGCTCGCCTATCCGACGGGCGCGAGGCCCTTTTCGGTCGCCGCGGCGGACCTGAACGGCGACGGAAGGCCCGACCTCGCTGTGACGAACTCCGGCGGCTCGTCGGCGAGCATCCTGCTCAACACCTGCCTGCCGTAG